ATGATCTGGAAAAACTAATCGGTGAGAAAGATGTACTTTTTTATCCAGGAAGTTACCGCAGACCCTATCAAATAGAGGAAACGGATAACGCCAACGTACTTTTAAGGGCAGAGGTCTTGAACCGTATCAATTCCAGAAAAAAACCAGCGGTAATCGTTACCTATCCAGATGCACTTTTTGAAAAAGTGGTCACCAGAAAGGAACTGGATAAGAACACTTTAAAGATAAAACTAGCGGATACACTTTCTTTGGATTTCTTGAACGAAGTCCTTTTTGAGTATAAATTCAAGCGGGTGGATTTTGTGACGGAGCCAGGCGAATTTTCCGTGCGTGGTGGTATTGTAGATGTATTTTCCTTTTCCCACGACGAGCCCTACCGAATAGAGTTTTTTGGTGATGAGGTGGACAGCATTAGAACTTTTGATGTAGAGACCCAACTTTCTACGGAAAAAGTGACCAAAATCACCATTATCCCTAACGTAGCGAATAAATTTTTAGAAGAGCGAAGAGAGAGTTTTTTAAATTACATCTCTTCTAAAACCATTGTTTTTTCAAAGAATACCGACCTTCTTTTTGGTCGCTTGGATGACTTCTTTGAAAAGGCCATAGCAGCTTTCAAAGAGCTCTCGGAAGACATAAAACATGCCGAACCGGAAGAACTTTTCTTGAATGCGACGGAATTTAAAGCGCAGTTGGCAAATTTCATGTTGATTACATCTGGCGGGTCAGTGCTCCCTGCTACGCAAGAGAACATCGTTTTCCATACCAAACCCCAACCCTCGTTCAATAAAAAATTTAATCTGCTGATTGAAAACCTGAACGATAATCATTCCAAAGGCTTTACCAATTATATTTTCTGTGCGTCACAACAGCAGGCCAAGCGGTTTCATGACATTTTTGAAGAGGTCGGTAGGCTCGTACACTATAAGACTATCGTTTTTCCGCTCCATCAGGGCTTCATATCCGATGATTTAAAGATTGTCTGCTACACGGACCATCAAATCTTTGAACGCTATCATAAGTTTCACCTTAAAAATGGGTACGCCAAAAAGCAGGCCATCACCCTTAAAGAACTCAATAAATTAGAAATTGGGGACTATGTAACCCATATTGACCATGGTATTGGCAAATTCGGCGGATTACAAAAAATAGATGTCGAAGGGAAAAAGCAGGAAGCAATAAAACTGGCCTATGGAGAACGAGATATTCTTTACGTAAGTATTCATTCCCTTCATAAAATATCCAAGTTCAATGGGAAGGACGGCGCCCCACCAAAAATATACAAACTTGGTTCCGGAGCTTGGAAAAAGGTAAAGGACAAGACGAAATCCCGTGTCAAGAAAATTGCTTTCAACCTGATAAAACTCTATGCGAAAAGACGTTTGGAAAAAGGATTTCAATACGACCCGGACAGTTATCTTCAAAACGAACTTGAGGCCTCCTTTATCTACGAGGATACGCCCGACCAAAGTACGGCGACCGCAGACATAAAAAAAGACATGGAGAGCGAACGCCCCATGGACCGTCTCATCTGTGGAGATGTAGGTTTTGGCAAAACGGAAGTCGCGATACGAGCGGCATTTAAGGCCGTAGATAATGGAAAACAAGTTGCTGTCTTAGTGCCGACTACCATATTAGCCTTTCAGCATAGCCGCACGTTTAGTGAACGTTTAAAGGAAATGCCCGTTACCGTAGATTATCTTAATCGGTTCAGAACAGCCAAAGAGCGAAGGGAAACCTTGGAAAAACTGGAAGCGGGCAAGGTAGATATTATTATTGGCACACATCAATTGGTGAACAAGAACGTAAAGTTCAAGGATTTAGGTTTGTTAATTGTAGATGAAGAACAAAAATTCGGTGTGGCGGTCAAGGATAAATTAAAATCGATCAAGGAAAATGTAGATGTGCTTACCTTAACGGCTACACCTATCCCAAGAACCCTTCAGTTCAGTTTAATGGCGGCTCGGGATTTGTCCGTAATCACTACCCCTCCACCCAATCGCTACCCCATTGAAAGTGCGGTAATCCGTTTTAACGAGGAAACCATACGCGATGCAATTACCTATGAAATACAACGTGGCGGACAGGTATTCTTTATCCATAACCGTATTGAAAATATAAAGGAAGTTGCGGGTATGATACAACGTTTGGTGCCAGATGCCAAAGTGGGTATTGGCCACGGCCAAATGGAAGGCAAAAAACTAGAACAATTGATGTTAAGTTTTATCAATGGTGCTTTTGATGTTCTGGTTTCTACGACGATTGTAGAAAGTGGGCTAGACGTTACCAACGCCAATACCATATTCATAAACAACGCCAATAATTTTGGGCTCAGCGATCTTCACCAAATGCGTGGACGTGTAGGTCGCAGCAATAAAAAGGCATTCTGTTATTTCATTACCCCACCATATGAATCCATGACCAGTGATGCTCGCAAACGTATTGAGGCCCTGGAACAGTTTACCGAACTGGGAAGCGGGTTTAACATCGCCATGAAAGATTTAGAAATCCGTGGTGCCGGGGATTTATTGGGTGGCGAACAAAGCGGGTTTATTAACGAAATTGGTTTTGAAACCTATCAGAAAATCTTGGCCGAAGCTATAGACGAACTTAAGGAGAATGAGTTTAAAGACCTTTATGAAGAGGTAGAAGGTAAAGCGAACAAAGTCTTTATTAAAGAAACCCAGATAGATGCCGATTTTGAACTCTTATTCCCGGACGATTACATTAACAATATTACAGAGCGGCTAAACCTGTATACCGAACTGAACCAGATTAAGGATGAAGACGCTTTAAAGAATTTTGAAGCACAATTGGTAGACCGGTTCGGAGAATTACCCCCGCAGGCAGAAGACCTATTGAATTCGGTTCGTATCAAATGGATCGCCAATACCATGGGTATTGAAAAAATAGTAATGAAGCAGGGCAAATTAATCGGCTACTTCATTGCGGACCAGCAATCGGATTTCTACCAAACTGCCTCCTTTACCAGGGTATTACAATATGTTCAAAGTCATGCACATCTTTGTAAGATAAAAGAGAAAAAAACACGTAACGGACTGCGCTTGTTGTTGGTCTTTGACGGCATCAGAAGTATAGACAGGGCCTTTTTAGCGTTAGAGCAGTTGAAATAGATTATAGTTTTAATTTAATATCTCATAATTGTATGGAGGGTAATTCTACTTGGTTAATTCAAAATATCCTTCCTTATCTAGGTGTAATTGGCCTGATTTGGGGTGTTTGGCAATTTTTTCTTAAACGGAAATATGAGAAGAAAGATGAGTTAAGAATAAAGAAAACCAACACCTATTTGATACTACAATCTGAATTAGATAATATTACCTCTATCCTTCTGAAACCCTTTATTAATCATGATTCAATTTCCATAGGTCAAGAATTAAATTTAATAAGAAAACTGCAAACAAATAGGTCGCGTGGTACCAAAGAAATTCAACAAGAAAAACAATTAATTGAAGCTTCTATTTTAAATCACAATGAACAATTAGTCGAGTTATATAAAAATTTAAAAAAGGATTTGGAATTGAAAATCAATAATTTATTTGAAATAGATGGACTTCGAACATTTGGAAGTATAGTCATTATAAATCATTTGAGTAAAATAAAATCAGAACTCCTTAGTTTGAAATATTCAATAGAAAATAAAATTATTGAGATTAATAGTTCAAAGGAATTTTATATTCCAAATGAGGTTCCCTCTTTATATCTTCCTCTTATGAAAGAATTAGCTCAACTAACCACTCAAATAAGAAAAGAAATAAACTCTTGATTTTTTTAAGCGTAAAAATAACTTTAGTGTTATAAGTTCTAGGATTACAATGCCGTGCTAATGTCGGGTCAAATTTTGGGAAGTTCTTAGGTTTGGTTTTATCTTGATTGTAACATTGCTGAACACTTAAAATCTAAACAGATGAAACAACCAGCATTAGGTTCTAAAATTGTTGAGTTACGCAAGCAAAAAGGTCTCACCCAAGAAGAATTGGTAGAACGCTGTAATATTAACGTACGCACCCTGCAGCGCATAGAAAATGGGGAAGTATCCCCTAGGAGCTATACGATCAAAACCATACTGTCCGCTTTGGACCATGATTATGAGGAGCTCTATTCCTCTACGGAGGAAACTACCGGTACCGATATCGTCGTTAACTCGGAGGGCGAAGCTAAATCTATCGGCACCTTGCTGATCGTAGCCAGTATTTTTGGTATCCTTTACCTCCTTATTGGTCCGTTCGAAGGTTTTGCCGATTACTATCGTTTTGGTGATGGCGAGCTCGTTTTTGGATTGGCCGGTCATATTATTATCAAAATCATTTCTTATATAGGCTATGCCGTCCTTATTTATGGTTTCCTTATCGTAGGAAAGCTCTTGAGAAATTATTTGATGAAAATAGCTGCGGTGCTACTTATTGTGGTCCTTTTACTATTTTATGCTTATGATATTACATCTCTCTTTTTTGAAAGCACTTTTCCTATTGAAGGAATCCTTATAGCGGAATCCATCATATTAGGGACCTTGGGAGTGCTTTTCGGTATTTCAATCCTTAAATCCGCCAAGAAATTAGGCACATTAGGTTATCTAGCAGGAGGCTTAGAAATTATTACCGCGGTCTGTTTCCTTTTGGTAGTCCTATCCTTATTAGGATTGGTATTACAATTCCCTACCGTTATTATAGAAGTCATCGTACTTCTTAAAATTAGGCAAGCCATAAAGGTGCAAAGTGTTTGAGGCGGCAAGTCCTTTTTACACGGTCAGCAATCTTGAAGAGTATAGATTTAGCAATATTCCCTATCTTCAAGGCCGTTAATTAAAAATACCGACCAAAACCATGGAGTTTAATTTAGCTGAAAAATTAGCCATCGTAAAGATGATTTATTCAATGGTGTATGCAGATGGCGTAGTGCATAAGGGCGAAATCAATGAAGTAAGTAAGCTCATGAACGTCATTGATTTTGATAGCAATCATATTCAGTTTGCCCAGAATATTGAAAAGGAACAGAGCGTAGCCATTTTACAAGAAATGACAGAAGAAAAGAAGATTGCTTTGACTAGAATTCTAGAGGACATCGCAAAGGCGGACGGATTTGTTCATGAAAAGGAAACAGAACTTTTAAACAGTCTGTATACCGCGTTGGAAGTTTAACTGCTTCCTTAAGGTACGCTAATACTATCTTGCACACCCTCTAATACGGGACTTAGAGCTTTGGTTCCGTAAAAAGGCAACAGTTTGTTTTTATCCGCAAATCTACCTCCTAAATCAGCATCTGTAGGGGTTTGTACCAAGACTATATTCCATCGTCCCTCAACCCCAATATATATCTCGTTTGTCCTAGTGATACTATCCATCTGAAATAGGCAATCGTTTACCACAGCTATAATATCTTTTCTAAACCCTGGCTTTATTTTTTTTATTTCCTCTATTCGTAAAAGAACCAATATGCTACTATCGTTTCGCTTTGTAAAGTATTCAATATTTTCAGTATTCAATCCGCCAACAATATCATGGGTTACGCATTGTTTTAAAGCTAAGGTCAAACTATCCGTTTCTGTGGTAACCAATTTTGAAAGCTTATCCATATCCGCATTTAAGAGTTCCAACCTTGGGTCAATTTCCACTTTATATTTCTCTGGATTCTTAGAGCGCCTGTAAACTCCATAGAATGAAATAGTAATCATAACGCCAAAAAATACTATCAGGACCAAACACCCAAGACCTTGCCACAGGGGTCTTTTTGCAGGGTTCAGTCGGTTTTCATTTTCAAGACTGCGTTGCATTTCCTTAGTGAATTGCCCTATACCGTAGCTCTTTTTACAATGGGAGCATTCCGCAATGTGGGTCTTGAACAACGGGATAATCGGAATCCAAAAAAAGTGAAAGTATTTACTGAATGAGCTTACTATAAAAGAATCTTGGGATTGACAATAAGGACAGGTAGTGCCCTTTAGTTGTCGCTCTTTTATTTTTGAAGCACGGGTTCCAAAAAAGAAAATCATTGGCTAGGTCTAAATGGATTAATAAACTCAAAAGTAGCCTATTCCTTTGCTGTTGTACTCCCCATTTTCAGGGATTTTACAAATACACAAATAGAAGTCTTAAATTTGGTCTGATTATTGTCTTTTTACTACTATGAAATTTTATACTAGTTTATTCATTGTTCTTTTAACGTTCGGTCTACAGGCCCAACAGTCCATCTCGGGGAACTTTACACCCGCTAAAGATTTTAAATGGCTCATTGCCTATGAGCTTACACCAGGTAGTCAGCGATATGTTGCGGATACGGCAGTCAATGACGGTTATTTTAAATTGGACTTGCCTGCGAATGCCGTCAAAGGCATGTACAGATTGGTCTATGCTATTCCGCAAGATGAATTTTACATTGATGTTATCTACAATGGTGAGGAAGAAATCAGTTTCAATTTTGATTTTGAAGAAGGGGTATCTTTTACAAGTTCAAAAGAAAATATAACGTTCGATTCCTATTTCTCAACTATTGGTGCCTTAGAAAGTAAGCTCGTCGCGTATTATCAGTCGGGAAAAACATCGGAAAAGGAATTTGAAGCTATTCTTAAAGAATTAAAAAATACCCAACAAAGCTTTGAAACGCGAAGTGAAGGTCTACTGGTCAGTTCCTTTATAATGGCCAACAAGCCTTATATTCCAGAGAGTTATGAACCGGTCACATCTTATTTTAATCAGAAAAAGAAACGATATTTTGAGCATATCAATGTTGAAGACAAAATGTTACAGGCATCGGGATTTTTAAAGGACAAAATAACCAATTATGTTTTTTCCGCCATACCTCTGGAGCAAACCTCGCAAACTGAAGTTGAAAAAGCAATACAAGAAAATATAAGGATTATAGCAGCTAAGCTAGAAACTACACCGGGTAATTTTCAGGTAGCTATTTTTCATGGTCTTTGGGAAACAGCAAGAGAAAACAGTCTCAATACTATTGCGGAGGTCATTTACGACAACCACTTGAAGACCCTAGCTATAGAAAACGGTCAACAGCAATTAATAGATGAGATAACGGTACAGACGCGGCTTAGTATAGGAGCACCGTCTCCTGACATCACATGGAAGGAAAATGGTACTACCAAATCACTTTCTAGCCTGAACGGAGCGGAGCATTACGTATTGGTATTTTGGAGTAGCACGTGTTCCCATTGTTTAAAGGAAGTACCCGCCTTGCATAAAGAATTAGCAACTTACGAGAATATTGAGGTAATTGCAGTAGGACTAGAAGATGATGAAGCGAACTGGAACATGGAAATTGCCAAACTGCCCAATTTTCACCATGCCATTGCCTTGGATAAATGGCAAAGCGAATATGCACAACTGTTCGCTATACAACAAACACCGACCTATTTTATTCTGGATAAGAAAAAACGATTTATTTCAAAACCCCATACGGATAAGGAAGTTGTAGCATTTCTTAAAGATTAGAGTCCCTTTAAATCTTTTATGGTTTTAAAAGCGATATCTACCTGCTCATCGTTTACCAATATGGTAAACTCATTGGTCGTAGAAATAACCTCGTACAGGACAATTCCCTCCCAAGCCAACCGCTGAAAAATAAAATAATAGATTCCAGGTACGGACACGTTTTCAGCCGGCAGCTTTACCGTAATAGAAGAAAGATCTTCTGCCTTCTGCGTACATTTCTCTTCTTGGAACAATTCCTCAACGGTCTTGTCCATAATGTTACTGATGACAATATTGATTTCATTTACTCCTCTTGAAGAGGTGTAGAATACATCTTGATTGTTGTTGATCTCCTCTAAAAGTTTTGCCTGTTGCACCAAAATATTGTCCGAGGCCAGAAAGGTATAATCCGTTAAAGAAGATCGCACCGTAATCTCGCCTATATTCTTAAGTACCTTTAGAATCTTATGGGTAGCGCGGAATTCTAAATCATCAGACAGCCGCTTTAAAGCCATTACGATAGCGCCGTTACGAATGTCTTTTCCAAGTTCCTCTTCAATCTCTGGCTTAACGATACGGGATAATGAGGTAAGATTTATAATACCCTGTGCCAGAGCACTTTGAAGAAATGGTTTTTTCTTAATATACTGTTCTACGACAGATGATATTGTTTTCATGATAGTTAGATTGTGGGCAAATATAACAACTTGTTACAAATAAAACAAAATGTTTTTAAATCTATTCTAGTACTTCAATAGGTATTCAAAAATGATAGAATGCTGATTCTAGGTGCTCCAATTCAAATTGCTTCCTGTTCTTCAGAATAGTGATTATGTCAAATCTGACCTCCACATCCAAATCTGTTTCGGTAACATAGTGGTCTGCAGCCATGACCAATAATTTTATCTTTTTCGGGGTCACGGTATCGGCAATATTCTCAATAAAATCCGAGCTACGAGATCGTACCTCAACAATGGCCAAAATATCACCTTTACGAGCAATGATATCTATCTCGGCCTTAAGGTATCTATAGTTCTTATAGTAAATTTGATATCCCTTTTTTTTGAGATAATCAACGGCAATCTTTTCCCCTTCCTTTCCAAACTCATTATGTTTTCCCATAAAATTGCATCAAAATTGTGTAGTTCATCGAAAATATAGACTCTTGAGCGGGTTTTTTAAATCTAGCACTTACTTTTGGGGTGTCAGTTAACGAAAATACTAGGATTCGTATACTATCCCAAATTTCGTTACGTTGAATAGAAGCCCCAACTCTATGAACGTAATTTACTAACGCTTTTCAATAAGACTATGGAATATTTCATTAATTGTAATACTTCTACTCTTGCAGCCTACAACGCTCCCTTAGACCAACTAAGAGCATCGCATTTGTATAGAAGGTTAGGATTCAGTGCATCCGTGGATACCATAAACCAAGCCGTAGGTCAAAATGCAGGTACGCTTGTTGACGCTTTGGTGGACGAAGCATTAAATATGGCTCCCTTACCCGCCCCTGCTTGGGCAGACTGGACGAATGCAAACTATCCCGAAGACGATGATGCCCGCAGGCAACTACGCAACCAACAACGAACAGAATTTGGATTAGACTACGCCAATGGTCTGCTGAACAATAATCTAAGAGATCGCTTAAGTTTTTTTTGGAGTAATCATTTCGTAACAGAACTGGATGTTTATGATTGTAATTCTTTCTTGTATTACTATGTAAATTGTCTACAACGAAACGCAATCGGTAATTTTAGAACCTTTACCAGTGAAATTGGGCTCACCAGCGCCATGCTTTACTATTTAGATGGTGTTTTCAATAATGGCAACAACCCCAATGAAAACTATGCCCGTGAACTTTATGAGCTTTTCACTTTAGGTGAAGGTAACGGTTACACAGAAGAAGATGTTATAGAGACAGCAAAAGCTTTGACCGGTTATGTTGAGCGGGGAGAAGTAGGTTGTACTCAGGTTACTTTTAGAGCGGACCGCCACGATGCCGGTCCTAAAACGATTTTAGGGCAGACCGGAAATTGGGGTTATGACGATGTTATAAATATTCTTTTTCAGCAAAGACCCAATGAAATAGCAGAGTTCGTATGCAGAAAGCTTTATGAATTCTTTGTACATCCAGATTCCAAGGACGAAGCTAATAATGCACAGACCATTATAGATGGTATGGCGGCAACATTTCTTGCCAACGACTTTGAAATAGCTCCTGTACTAAGACAACTTTTTAGAAGCGAGCACTTTTTTGATGATGAGGCCATCGGTGTGATCATTAAAAGTCCGTTCGATTTTTATTTCAATACCTTAAAGGAAACAAGCTTTGCCTATACGGATGCCACCGTTCTTGAAATGGCAAACTATAGTAGGTTACTTAGCCAAGAATTATTTGATCCGGTAGATGTTGCCGGTTGGCAAAGAGACCGATCCTGGATCAACACCAATTTCATTATTGGCCGTTGGTTAACTATTGAAAGTATACTTGAGGCTTTTTATCAAGCTGATAACGAACAATTCAGGTCATTAGGGTTGGCCATTTCCGGCAATGTTGGGTTAACCAGCAACAATCCAGATGAAGTATCTAGGCTTATCATAGATTTTATGCTTCCCAAAGGTCTTTTGGACGAGGGTGAGTATCAAAAAGCCTATGCCATTTTCAGAAGTGATGTAGAAGACGTTTACTATGAAGGCGGCAATCAAGAATCATGGACATTGGCCACTTGGCCTGCGGCTCCATTCCAAGTCTATCTATTATTGCAATATTTAGCAAGACAACCTGAGTTTCAATTAAAATAATACCTACTACTATGTGCGATATAAATCATAATTCTCCCCATAAAGGCTTAGAACACGATGGCCATGATCACGAACATCAATATTGGAGCAGACGTTCCTTTTTACAAGCATTGGGTATAGCCGGTTCCGGTTCCATGATGCTAGGTGCCAATATGCTTACGGCTTCTGCTCCATCTGCCCTATCTGCAGGGATCGCGGCCGCAGAAACAGATAATATTTTAATCCTGATTCGTCTATCCGGAGGAAACGATGGGCTAAGTACGGTTATTCCCATAGAACAGTACGATGCTTATGCCAATGCAAGACCCAATATTTATATTCCAGAAAGTAAAGTTTTAAAACTTACCGATGAATTTGGGGTACCCTCTTACATGAGTGCTTTGGAACCCATGTGGGGCGAAGGCCAATTTAAGGCCGTTCACGGGGTTGGTTATGAAGGTCAGAGTCTTTCCCACTTTACAGGCTCAGACATTTTTGCCAATACGGATTTGGCCACCACCGGTTTTAGCGGATTGAACACCGGCTGGATGGGTAGACATTTTGAAAACATTTATCCCGATTATCTAGTAAATCCACCAGCAGCACCAGCAGCCATACAAATAGGGCAGTTCGGGAGCTTGGTTTTTCAAGGAGAAGAGACCAACTATGCGTTCGTAACCTCAAATATTAACCAATTAGAAGAGATTGCCGAATCGGGAGTAGTTTACGGAC
This genomic window from Maribacter sp. MJ134 contains:
- the mfd gene encoding transcription-repair coupling factor, whose translation is MTHSSIQQLFSQSSTAGKLRDAIANSVSSPSSIHLKGLTGSSLSFVLADAFLQSDAPFLLVFNDKEEAAYFLNDLEKLIGEKDVLFYPGSYRRPYQIEETDNANVLLRAEVLNRINSRKKPAVIVTYPDALFEKVVTRKELDKNTLKIKLADTLSLDFLNEVLFEYKFKRVDFVTEPGEFSVRGGIVDVFSFSHDEPYRIEFFGDEVDSIRTFDVETQLSTEKVTKITIIPNVANKFLEERRESFLNYISSKTIVFSKNTDLLFGRLDDFFEKAIAAFKELSEDIKHAEPEELFLNATEFKAQLANFMLITSGGSVLPATQENIVFHTKPQPSFNKKFNLLIENLNDNHSKGFTNYIFCASQQQAKRFHDIFEEVGRLVHYKTIVFPLHQGFISDDLKIVCYTDHQIFERYHKFHLKNGYAKKQAITLKELNKLEIGDYVTHIDHGIGKFGGLQKIDVEGKKQEAIKLAYGERDILYVSIHSLHKISKFNGKDGAPPKIYKLGSGAWKKVKDKTKSRVKKIAFNLIKLYAKRRLEKGFQYDPDSYLQNELEASFIYEDTPDQSTATADIKKDMESERPMDRLICGDVGFGKTEVAIRAAFKAVDNGKQVAVLVPTTILAFQHSRTFSERLKEMPVTVDYLNRFRTAKERRETLEKLEAGKVDIIIGTHQLVNKNVKFKDLGLLIVDEEQKFGVAVKDKLKSIKENVDVLTLTATPIPRTLQFSLMAARDLSVITTPPPNRYPIESAVIRFNEETIRDAITYEIQRGGQVFFIHNRIENIKEVAGMIQRLVPDAKVGIGHGQMEGKKLEQLMLSFINGAFDVLVSTTIVESGLDVTNANTIFINNANNFGLSDLHQMRGRVGRSNKKAFCYFITPPYESMTSDARKRIEALEQFTELGSGFNIAMKDLEIRGAGDLLGGEQSGFINEIGFETYQKILAEAIDELKENEFKDLYEEVEGKANKVFIKETQIDADFELLFPDDYINNITERLNLYTELNQIKDEDALKNFEAQLVDRFGELPPQAEDLLNSVRIKWIANTMGIEKIVMKQGKLIGYFIADQQSDFYQTASFTRVLQYVQSHAHLCKIKEKKTRNGLRLLLVFDGIRSIDRAFLALEQLK
- a CDS encoding helix-turn-helix domain-containing protein — translated: MKQPALGSKIVELRKQKGLTQEELVERCNINVRTLQRIENGEVSPRSYTIKTILSALDHDYEELYSSTEETTGTDIVVNSEGEAKSIGTLLIVASIFGILYLLIGPFEGFADYYRFGDGELVFGLAGHIIIKIISYIGYAVLIYGFLIVGKLLRNYLMKIAAVLLIVVLLLFYAYDITSLFFESTFPIEGILIAESIILGTLGVLFGISILKSAKKLGTLGYLAGGLEIITAVCFLLVVLSLLGLVLQFPTVIIEVIVLLKIRQAIKVQSV
- a CDS encoding TerB family tellurite resistance protein, coding for MEFNLAEKLAIVKMIYSMVYADGVVHKGEINEVSKLMNVIDFDSNHIQFAQNIEKEQSVAILQEMTEEKKIALTRILEDIAKADGFVHEKETELLNSLYTALEV
- a CDS encoding zinc-ribbon domain-containing protein, which produces MIFFFGTRASKIKERQLKGTTCPYCQSQDSFIVSSFSKYFHFFWIPIIPLFKTHIAECSHCKKSYGIGQFTKEMQRSLENENRLNPAKRPLWQGLGCLVLIVFFGVMITISFYGVYRRSKNPEKYKVEIDPRLELLNADMDKLSKLVTTETDSLTLALKQCVTHDIVGGLNTENIEYFTKRNDSSILVLLRIEEIKKIKPGFRKDIIAVVNDCLFQMDSITRTNEIYIGVEGRWNIVLVQTPTDADLGGRFADKNKLLPFYGTKALSPVLEGVQDSISVP
- a CDS encoding TlpA family protein disulfide reductase — protein: MKFYTSLFIVLLTFGLQAQQSISGNFTPAKDFKWLIAYELTPGSQRYVADTAVNDGYFKLDLPANAVKGMYRLVYAIPQDEFYIDVIYNGEEEISFNFDFEEGVSFTSSKENITFDSYFSTIGALESKLVAYYQSGKTSEKEFEAILKELKNTQQSFETRSEGLLVSSFIMANKPYIPESYEPVTSYFNQKKKRYFEHINVEDKMLQASGFLKDKITNYVFSAIPLEQTSQTEVEKAIQENIRIIAAKLETTPGNFQVAIFHGLWETARENSLNTIAEVIYDNHLKTLAIENGQQQLIDEITVQTRLSIGAPSPDITWKENGTTKSLSSLNGAEHYVLVFWSSTCSHCLKEVPALHKELATYENIEVIAVGLEDDEANWNMEIAKLPNFHHAIALDKWQSEYAQLFAIQQTPTYFILDKKKRFISKPHTDKEVVAFLKD
- a CDS encoding aspartate kinase, which gives rise to MKTISSVVEQYIKKKPFLQSALAQGIINLTSLSRIVKPEIEEELGKDIRNGAIVMALKRLSDDLEFRATHKILKVLKNIGEITVRSSLTDYTFLASDNILVQQAKLLEEINNNQDVFYTSSRGVNEINIVISNIMDKTVEELFQEEKCTQKAEDLSSITVKLPAENVSVPGIYYFIFQRLAWEGIVLYEVISTTNEFTILVNDEQVDIAFKTIKDLKGL
- a CDS encoding YraN family protein translates to MGKHNEFGKEGEKIAVDYLKKKGYQIYYKNYRYLKAEIDIIARKGDILAIVEVRSRSSDFIENIADTVTPKKIKLLVMAADHYVTETDLDVEVRFDIITILKNRKQFELEHLESAFYHF
- a CDS encoding DUF1800 domain-containing protein, whose translation is MEYFINCNTSTLAAYNAPLDQLRASHLYRRLGFSASVDTINQAVGQNAGTLVDALVDEALNMAPLPAPAWADWTNANYPEDDDARRQLRNQQRTEFGLDYANGLLNNNLRDRLSFFWSNHFVTELDVYDCNSFLYYYVNCLQRNAIGNFRTFTSEIGLTSAMLYYLDGVFNNGNNPNENYARELYELFTLGEGNGYTEEDVIETAKALTGYVERGEVGCTQVTFRADRHDAGPKTILGQTGNWGYDDVINILFQQRPNEIAEFVCRKLYEFFVHPDSKDEANNAQTIIDGMAATFLANDFEIAPVLRQLFRSEHFFDDEAIGVIIKSPFDFYFNTLKETSFAYTDATVLEMANYSRLLSQELFDPVDVAGWQRDRSWINTNFIIGRWLTIESILEAFYQADNEQFRSLGLAISGNVGLTSNNPDEVSRLIIDFMLPKGLLDEGEYQKAYAIFRSDVEDVYYEGGNQESWTLATWPAAPFQVYLLLQYLARQPEFQLK